In Spirosoma agri, one DNA window encodes the following:
- a CDS encoding c-type cytochrome produces MLFTSSKLHLLIKPLQWLTGLILLSLILLVGSWAWLDGVEPPSHAVQSQCGDQPTFRIKSAPISTPTLKRGQSLFINHCQSCHEMTSTKRIGPGLLGVTVRAPSPAWLMRWIQNPSEVLQSGDAYANQLVKDYAPVVMPGFPKLKESDLKAILSYLDSYTVEGAGFAE; encoded by the coding sequence ATGCTATTCACTTCCTCGAAGCTTCATTTACTGATTAAGCCTTTACAGTGGTTAACTGGTTTGATCCTGTTAAGCCTAATACTACTAGTAGGTAGCTGGGCTTGGCTAGACGGGGTGGAGCCACCTAGTCACGCAGTTCAGTCCCAGTGTGGCGATCAACCTACTTTTAGAATTAAGTCAGCTCCCATTTCAACGCCTACATTAAAGAGAGGTCAATCGCTCTTTATCAATCATTGTCAGTCTTGTCATGAGATGACCAGTACGAAACGGATTGGCCCGGGTTTACTAGGCGTTACTGTACGAGCACCCAGTCCAGCGTGGCTTATGAGATGGATTCAGAATCCTTCAGAGGTGCTTCAATCGGGAGATGCCTACGCGAACCAGTTAGTGAAGGATTATGCTCCGGTTGTCATGCCTGGCTTTCCCAAGCTCAAAGAGTCTGACTTAAAAGCGATCTTGAGCTACCTAGATAGTTACACAGTAGAGGGGGCAGGTTTTGCTGAATAG
- a CDS encoding outer membrane beta-barrel protein, whose translation MKNKITFLSILIISWLLPLGVKAQGRITYALTFSPTWHHRDITIKPSALQNPSNPAVGSHQGYSIGLTTNYAFTAKWSISAGLLFNNSSGSFYLGPAESYSEKFRRFQLPLLVNYIPSTRRLSPYISAGLLLDYAYYVKRMTVQGARPGFVYEENIKLDDLSAIKPYVMLGLGVKYQVMPKLTIIVQPVAAYSVQKVSDHVSSDHEYQLGIQTQIKFSF comes from the coding sequence ATGAAAAACAAGATTACTTTTTTGAGCATTCTTATAATCAGTTGGTTGTTGCCGCTTGGTGTAAAAGCTCAGGGTCGAATTACATATGCATTGACGTTTTCGCCAACCTGGCATCACCGTGATATAACTATTAAACCATCAGCTTTACAGAACCCATCAAATCCGGCAGTTGGATCCCATCAAGGCTACTCCATTGGATTAACTACTAACTATGCCTTTACTGCAAAGTGGTCAATATCCGCTGGTTTATTGTTTAACAACTCTTCAGGTTCCTTCTATCTTGGCCCAGCAGAAAGCTACTCGGAAAAGTTTCGTAGGTTTCAACTACCCCTTTTAGTCAATTATATCCCCTCTACTCGTCGTTTATCCCCCTATATTTCGGCAGGTCTATTGCTTGATTACGCTTATTACGTCAAACGAATGACTGTTCAAGGAGCCAGGCCGGGCTTTGTTTATGAAGAGAATATAAAACTTGATGATCTGTCGGCTATAAAGCCTTATGTGATGCTCGGCTTAGGGGTAAAATACCAAGTAATGCCTAAACTAACTATCATTGTTCAGCCTGTGGCAGCTTATAGTGTGCAAAAAGTTTCTGACCATGTCAGCAGTGACCATGAATATCAACTAGGGATCCAGACACAAATTAAGTTCTCTTTCTAA
- a CDS encoding helix-turn-helix domain-containing protein — MFSTVRLIAKVKAKEIDVANFQRLVEINPGRGINRSDNPSVYEKNIYYKEYQQLNNQQKFSDFLETQGILLQLLSRFTVPEMVQAKEAEAIPVKILDAMRFVFVNLHLPLTIKLLAEKVNLNPEYFSRLFETHTGTRPLAFIQEKRIERAVHIMATSQASLSEIANLTGFTSLPHFTRMFKKIIGLPPGMYRRQLQSPSVPSL; from the coding sequence ATGTTTTCTACTGTCCGCCTGATTGCCAAAGTAAAGGCGAAAGAAATTGATGTAGCCAATTTTCAGCGATTGGTAGAAATCAATCCAGGCAGGGGCATTAACCGATCGGATAATCCTTCGGTCTACGAAAAGAATATTTATTACAAGGAATACCAGCAATTGAATAACCAGCAGAAGTTTTCTGATTTTCTGGAGACGCAGGGAATTCTGCTCCAGTTGTTATCGCGTTTTACGGTTCCCGAAATGGTTCAGGCTAAGGAGGCCGAAGCGATTCCGGTAAAGATTCTGGACGCTATGCGATTTGTCTTCGTCAATTTACATTTACCGCTCACGATCAAGCTTTTAGCCGAAAAGGTCAATCTGAATCCGGAGTATTTTTCCCGTCTCTTCGAAACACATACAGGAACACGTCCATTAGCCTTTATTCAGGAAAAACGAATCGAACGGGCCGTGCATATTATGGCGACCAGCCAGGCTTCCCTTTCTGAGATTGCTAACTTGACTGGATTTACAAGTCTGCCTCATTTCACCCGAATGTTCAAGAAAATTATTGGCCTTCCACCCGGAATGTATAGAAGGCAGTTACAATCCCCGTCGGTCCCATCCTTGTAA
- a CDS encoding sensor histidine kinase, with the protein MTDQSMPFPFRSGSLAEQERLRYAIQAAQVGTWNLDVNGQQVWWDQRCQELYGSAGGPVVSYQHWRQLVSQEDQERVDKAIKLALDPSSTGTFDVQFRVRSRQDGSWRWLHAQGRAYVDILGAAYRLSGLVRDITAQVQTRQQLEISKARFRSLVLHSPTATVFFVGEEIVIDTVNAPMLQIWGKDESVVGQPVHQVMPQLAGQPFVDLLRRVYDTGEPYHHQQARGQLVIDGHWQESWFNFSCNPVYAPDGTILGLINTATDVTGQVVAIRESEQRYKLLAEQLEQRVAERTKELADAIDDLKRSNDNLQQFAYVASHDLQEPLRKIQQFGDLLTSQYAESLGPASTYLERMQAAASRMSRLIRDLLNYSRISTSQPVAMAVDLGSLLTQLLSDLDLVISESGAVITVDPLPVVMGDAIQLSQLFQNLLTNALKFSRTNRAGELTTPQIRISAQFITHAQLPLTIQPTRPAVTYHRIDISDNGVGFEEKYLDRIFQVFQRLHSQNEFVGTGIGLAICQKVALNHGGAITANSQPGQGATFRVYLPA; encoded by the coding sequence ATGACCGATCAGTCGATGCCATTTCCCTTCCGCTCAGGTAGCCTGGCCGAGCAGGAACGCCTGCGCTATGCGATCCAGGCGGCTCAGGTGGGCACCTGGAATCTGGACGTTAATGGGCAACAAGTGTGGTGGGACCAGCGGTGTCAGGAACTCTACGGCTCAGCAGGAGGCCCCGTGGTGAGCTATCAGCATTGGCGGCAGTTAGTGAGCCAGGAAGACCAGGAGCGGGTTGACAAAGCCATCAAACTGGCCCTTGATCCCTCCTCAACGGGAACTTTTGATGTCCAGTTTCGCGTCAGAAGTCGGCAAGATGGGTCGTGGCGCTGGTTGCATGCGCAAGGTCGTGCCTACGTAGATATCCTGGGGGCTGCCTACCGGCTGTCAGGCCTTGTGCGCGATATTACGGCCCAGGTTCAGACGCGGCAACAATTAGAGATCAGCAAAGCCCGTTTCCGCAGCCTGGTGCTTCACTCCCCGACGGCCACCGTCTTCTTTGTGGGCGAAGAGATCGTGATTGATACGGTCAATGCGCCCATGCTTCAAATCTGGGGTAAGGATGAATCGGTTGTGGGTCAGCCCGTTCATCAGGTCATGCCTCAACTGGCCGGGCAACCCTTTGTGGACCTGTTACGGCGCGTTTATGATACGGGCGAACCGTATCATCATCAACAGGCCCGGGGGCAGCTTGTCATCGATGGCCACTGGCAGGAGTCCTGGTTTAACTTTTCCTGTAATCCCGTATATGCCCCGGACGGCACCATCTTGGGCCTCATCAATACGGCCACCGATGTAACCGGGCAGGTGGTCGCCATTCGGGAAAGTGAACAACGCTACAAATTACTAGCCGAGCAACTCGAGCAGCGCGTAGCCGAGCGCACGAAGGAACTAGCGGATGCGATCGATGATCTAAAACGCTCGAACGATAATCTCCAGCAATTCGCCTACGTGGCTTCTCACGATCTGCAGGAGCCCCTGCGTAAAATTCAGCAGTTTGGGGACTTGTTAACGAGCCAGTACGCGGAGTCGTTGGGTCCCGCCAGCACCTACCTGGAGCGCATGCAGGCGGCCGCCAGCCGGATGTCAAGACTAATCCGGGACTTGTTGAATTACTCCCGTATCTCGACTAGTCAGCCGGTAGCGATGGCGGTCGATTTAGGTAGCCTGCTGACCCAACTCCTGAGTGATCTGGACCTGGTTATCAGTGAGAGTGGCGCGGTCATCACTGTTGATCCGTTGCCGGTGGTGATGGGTGATGCGATTCAGTTGAGCCAACTCTTTCAGAATCTGCTGACCAACGCGCTTAAATTTAGTCGAACCAACCGGGCTGGCGAGCTAACCACGCCACAAATTCGGATTAGTGCCCAGTTCATCACGCATGCCCAGCTGCCGCTGACGATCCAGCCCACCCGCCCGGCAGTGACCTACCATCGTATTGACATAAGCGATAACGGGGTTGGATTTGAGGAGAAATATCTGGACCGCATTTTTCAAGTTTTCCAACGGCTTCACTCTCAAAACGAGTTTGTTGGTACCGGCATTGGGTTGGCCATTTGTCAAAAAGTGGCGCTCAACCACGGAGGGGCCATTACTGCCAACAGCCAACCCGGACAGGGGGCTACGTTTAGGGTATACCTGCCTGCTTAA
- a CDS encoding sterol desaturase family protein gives MNDIMQLLVDEFTGFFGIHHWMAMFRSGDYHSLLTWKGIQAALSPLIPVLLLIEMVRGGLYRTFKVENYKMPFLIYIVNRFISRYLSVGAVAFCIGLFEGHALFTTTLTWYWFIYGYIVWEFAHFVYHYLGHKVRLFWCLHSTHHAPEDMNLSVTYAHFFLEAPYADIIRTTICLLLGVNPPLLFLIMFIDGTWGAFIHVGENLLKDGRLGFLNKILLTPSHHRVHHAKNPLYMDTNFCNLLPIWDKAFGTLQTEEKEIKIEYGISRQVRRGHFGDAYFGEFYALFIDMKRAPGLINKLLYIVMPPGWSHTGDHKTAKIVRHNYLQQASDEPADQANPTYTN, from the coding sequence ATGAACGATATCATGCAACTTCTTGTCGACGAGTTTACCGGTTTTTTTGGTATTCACCATTGGATGGCGATGTTCCGATCGGGTGATTACCATTCGTTACTTACCTGGAAGGGCATCCAGGCGGCACTTTCCCCCCTGATTCCAGTGCTGTTACTGATCGAGATGGTCCGGGGAGGTTTATACCGCACCTTCAAGGTCGAAAACTATAAGATGCCCTTTTTAATCTATATTGTTAACCGCTTCATTTCCCGGTATCTCTCGGTTGGTGCCGTTGCTTTTTGTATCGGTTTGTTTGAAGGGCACGCGTTGTTTACGACTACCCTTACCTGGTACTGGTTCATCTACGGGTACATTGTTTGGGAATTTGCCCACTTTGTCTACCATTATTTAGGTCATAAAGTGCGGCTGTTCTGGTGCCTGCATTCTACGCATCATGCACCGGAAGATATGAACCTTTCGGTTACGTATGCTCACTTTTTCCTGGAGGCTCCATACGCCGACATTATACGGACTACCATTTGTCTGCTACTCGGAGTGAATCCTCCCCTTTTGTTTCTGATCATGTTCATTGATGGGACCTGGGGCGCTTTTATCCACGTAGGCGAAAACCTTCTGAAAGATGGTCGGCTGGGTTTTCTCAATAAAATCCTGCTTACCCCCTCACACCACCGCGTACACCATGCCAAGAACCCGCTTTACATGGACACTAACTTTTGTAATTTATTGCCTATTTGGGACAAAGCATTCGGTACCTTACAAACGGAAGAAAAAGAGATAAAAATTGAATATGGCATATCCCGGCAGGTCAGGCGGGGTCATTTTGGGGATGCTTATTTTGGGGAGTTCTACGCTCTGTTCATCGACATGAAACGGGCTCCCGGCCTGATAAATAAGCTTTTATACATCGTTATGCCCCCTGGCTGGAGTCACACGGGTGATCATAAAACGGCAAAAATAGTTCGCCACAATTATCTTCAGCAGGCCAGCGATGAGCCGGCGGATCAGGCTAATCCTACTTATACAAACTAG
- a CDS encoding BLUF domain-containing protein yields the protein MEYCITYFSSAVSSTTEQVVLDIINVSRQKNARLGITGVLLYINGHIVQVLEGQQDLVEEVYKSIQADPRHTDVRTVIRQPISQRLFDRWHMGYEILSTRQYEEVRSLIPIDAQSAAAGDTEQPVIVRMLKGFFELNSLHRTP from the coding sequence ATGGAGTATTGCATCACCTACTTCAGTTCAGCCGTCAGCTCGACGACTGAACAGGTTGTTCTAGACATTATCAACGTAAGCCGGCAGAAAAATGCCCGTCTGGGTATTACCGGCGTGTTACTCTACATCAATGGTCATATTGTGCAGGTGCTCGAAGGCCAGCAGGACCTGGTTGAGGAGGTATACAAGAGCATTCAGGCCGACCCCCGTCACACTGACGTTCGAACGGTTATTCGCCAACCCATTTCGCAACGGTTATTCGACCGCTGGCATATGGGTTACGAGATCCTAAGCACTCGTCAGTATGAGGAAGTACGTTCCCTTATTCCAATCGATGCCCAATCGGCGGCTGCCGGGGATACCGAACAACCCGTTATTGTCCGGATGCTCAAGGGTTTCTTTGAGCTCAATAGCCTTCACCGGACTCCTTAA
- a CDS encoding AraC family transcriptional regulator, with translation MKRGLKEPTADLMNNWPSPSAFRLLLQKQPDQGRFKTTTVFFSEDLLKSLSEEQGYQADVHRQKSALIQIQPNPPLLRFINDLIEEQAMDKPEGEQNQVVAKKALVKLLVELDSSLTNVLFNFNTPGKIDLEAFMNRHYRFNVSLARFGYLTGRSLSAFKRDFTRIFGLAPGRWLVAKRLEEAYFLLTKTERSVSDVCFAVGFEDLSHFSFSFKARYQLALTQLRKVLTKNIK, from the coding sequence GTGAAACGGGGGTTAAAAGAGCCAACTGCTGATTTGATGAATAATTGGCCCTCACCAAGTGCTTTTCGCTTATTGTTGCAGAAACAGCCTGACCAAGGTCGTTTTAAGACAACTACCGTCTTCTTCAGTGAAGATTTACTAAAAAGCCTGAGCGAAGAACAGGGGTACCAGGCCGACGTGCATCGCCAAAAAAGCGCTCTGATCCAGATTCAACCCAATCCGCCCCTGCTACGCTTTATCAATGACCTCATTGAGGAGCAGGCTATGGACAAACCCGAGGGCGAACAAAACCAAGTTGTTGCAAAGAAAGCCTTGGTTAAGCTATTAGTTGAGCTTGATTCTAGCTTGACTAATGTACTGTTTAATTTCAATACGCCAGGTAAGATCGATCTGGAAGCGTTTATGAATCGTCACTACCGGTTCAATGTAAGCTTGGCTCGGTTTGGGTACTTAACGGGTCGTAGTTTAAGCGCTTTCAAACGAGATTTTACCCGGATTTTTGGCCTCGCTCCGGGTCGTTGGCTAGTTGCTAAGCGGTTAGAAGAAGCGTACTTTTTGCTAACAAAAACGGAGCGGAGCGTTTCGGATGTTTGCTTTGCCGTAGGCTTTGAAGATCTGTCACACTTTTCGTTTTCGTTCAAGGCACGCTATCAATTAGCGCTTACTCAGTTAAGGAAAGTTTTGACTAAGAATATCAAATAA
- a CDS encoding serine hydrolase domain-containing protein codes for MYTYSLNPKTNQFYNDIPYYIENFFTAGAMYSTVSDVLTFANTLFTNKLLKPATVALLLTTSPKLDSYGYGLWVRKYAVEGKTYTVAERPGRIARANALLSHLQEEDLTIVSLSNTNATNHEHFHNEIRKSLGIRVW; via the coding sequence ATGTATACCTACTCGCTAAACCCAAAAACCAACCAGTTTTATAACGATATACCCTATTATATCGAAAATTTTTTCACCGCCGGAGCGATGTATTCTACGGTAAGCGATGTATTGACGTTTGCGAATACCTTGTTTACCAATAAGCTGTTGAAACCCGCTACGGTGGCCTTGCTCTTAACTACCTCACCGAAACTTGATAGTTATGGGTATGGGCTGTGGGTCAGAAAGTATGCCGTCGAGGGTAAGACCTACACCGTAGCTGAACGACCCGGACGCATCGCCAGGGCGAATGCCCTATTATCCCATTTGCAAGAGGAGGATCTTACGATTGTGAGCTTGAGTAACACCAATGCAACCAATCACGAACATTTTCACAATGAGATCAGGAAATCGTTGGGCATACGAGTCTGGTAG
- a CDS encoding RagB/SusD family nutrient uptake outer membrane protein, protein MKLIRYSVVVIALLTMGSCKEFLQENPTGFITPSSNVSSVKVARAYANAGYASLQGFLAGQPASYGGNTWNLLEFVTGKVNSDLGQTGFATFQKLAYNNSSFYFDTWWQQMYLGVGNCNLAIQSIPSINASGLTDEQKTNMLAEVHTLRALYYFQLVRMYGAVPSVTSTPTDLNLNVPRTPAKDIYDKIIIPDLLLAEKSTLPWQDNTGKVSMGAVESLLADVYLTYAGAAINGGASYYAESAKRSLNVIQNGGYTLFSEYTDMINPANKNLGEFILQVQYAASVPSINPLTPLTIPNYSGISKYADEYGSVYPTDQFIKSFPAGDKRVQDRQYVYRSYPSLKTGETVTFRNTYIYKWFDVNAVTNTAKSDLNYTLYRLADVYLMYAEASNRAEGSPNAKAVDYVNKIRTRAKLASIGTLSQSAFEQEVWLQRYFELCFENKMWFDMIRTRKVHNDVTGNWDDFVGHKTVFDATFTEKNLLFPVPLQELNVNPNLLPNNTGY, encoded by the coding sequence ATGAAATTAATCAGATATAGTGTAGTGGTCATTGCCCTGCTGACCATGGGGAGCTGTAAAGAGTTTTTACAGGAAAATCCAACCGGGTTTATTACGCCTTCTTCGAATGTTTCGAGCGTAAAAGTGGCTCGTGCCTACGCCAATGCGGGCTATGCCAGCCTGCAGGGTTTTCTGGCTGGTCAGCCTGCGTCTTATGGTGGCAATACCTGGAACCTGCTGGAGTTTGTAACCGGCAAAGTCAACAGTGATCTGGGACAGACCGGGTTTGCTACCTTTCAGAAGCTAGCCTACAATAATTCGTCCTTTTACTTTGATACCTGGTGGCAGCAGATGTACCTGGGAGTTGGGAACTGTAATCTGGCCATTCAGAGTATTCCCTCGATCAATGCCAGCGGACTAACGGACGAGCAGAAAACTAATATGCTGGCTGAAGTCCATACCCTGAGAGCTCTGTATTATTTTCAACTGGTGCGTATGTACGGGGCGGTACCGAGTGTGACTAGTACTCCGACCGACCTGAACCTGAATGTTCCCCGCACACCGGCGAAGGACATTTATGACAAAATCATTATTCCCGATCTGCTGCTGGCCGAAAAATCGACGCTACCCTGGCAGGATAATACCGGGAAGGTGTCGATGGGCGCTGTCGAATCGCTCCTGGCCGATGTGTACCTGACCTACGCAGGTGCCGCCATCAACGGTGGAGCGTCGTATTATGCCGAATCGGCCAAACGTTCGCTGAATGTGATTCAAAACGGTGGGTATACCTTATTTTCGGAATACACGGACATGATCAATCCGGCCAACAAAAACCTGGGCGAATTTATACTGCAGGTTCAGTATGCCGCCAGTGTTCCATCCATTAACCCGCTGACACCCCTCACGATTCCTAACTATTCGGGCATCTCGAAATACGCGGATGAATATGGGTCTGTTTATCCGACGGATCAGTTTATAAAGTCGTTTCCGGCGGGCGACAAACGGGTGCAGGATCGGCAGTACGTCTACCGGTCCTATCCCAGTCTGAAAACGGGCGAGACCGTAACATTCAGAAACACCTATATCTATAAGTGGTTCGACGTGAACGCTGTAACGAATACCGCTAAGTCCGACCTCAATTATACATTGTACCGGCTGGCCGATGTGTATCTGATGTATGCCGAAGCATCCAACCGGGCCGAGGGCTCGCCTAATGCGAAAGCGGTTGATTACGTCAATAAAATTCGTACCCGCGCCAAACTGGCATCAATCGGTACGTTGAGCCAAAGCGCTTTCGAACAGGAGGTTTGGTTGCAGCGCTACTTCGAGCTATGCTTCGAAAACAAGATGTGGTTCGATATGATCCGCACCCGCAAAGTACACAACGACGTAACGGGCAACTGGGACGATTTTGTGGGGCACAAAACAGTTTTTGACGCCACATTTACCGAGAAAAATCTGCTCTTTCCAGTGCCTCTTCAGGAGCTGAACGTAAACCCGAATCTGTTACCTAATAATACCGGTTACTAG
- a CDS encoding SusC/RagA family TonB-linked outer membrane protein yields MQFILLNILLSKLLTVSAGIPVPRLVDIPITGKVIDSETQTALPGVNIIIKGTGTGTTTDTEGNYKISVPNASATLVFSFVGYNSQEVKVNNRSTVNITLAPDAKALGEVVVIGYGTVKKSDLTGAVATIKGEELMDKPVPNVSQALQGKIAGVEVSVNSNAPGAAAKVRVRGLGSINSNIDPLYVVDGVIGVDGNSINPNDIASLEVLKDASSTAIYGARGANGVILITTKRGRSGAARVTYSGDVNVSDLYRHVRTLNSDEFIQVYNQAFANGSKFDPNGATWTPLAPLDHAHFPLLFDTNNKPLYNTNWEKEVYKPAFSQNQNLNVQGGNDKTVYSLSLGYLNQNGLMINSGFKRYSVRLTLDNNVNKWLKIGGTISGITSQQKVVSDGNGGLNVPRSVSEEVPIVPVKYPDGTWAGNNDIAGLEGAPNPVNTATNRYTLNNTLQALGNVYLLFHITKDLDFRTDLGYNVNYQKNNFFSSQNLPHISADQGGVAGITNNSTRYWQSENYLTWNKTINERQHLTALLGASWQQYNQETAYVETQNFIDDIFQWHNLGSGSVKSSSTSSDYKWAMNSYYARLSYNLNEKYLFTATGRYDGSSKFGANNKFAFFPSAGAAWRVSEEGFLKGNKTITNLKVRASYGLSGNQEIGQYRSIAQIQPTNTILGGTQQSALLPSYLGNPNLKWERSQQFDAGVELGIGEALNLTVDYYNRVTKDLLLQAPIPWSAGEQNANVYQNIGSVRNSGVEVSLNSTNIRKNKFTWTSSIVFTSNRNRILKLNNGNADIFPGPNFLGQTNILRVGEPIGSLWGMTRLGTYGTNEADEAAKHNLKPGDRKYIYNADGSNYYSIIGRTTPKWTGVLSNTFKYKNWDLTADIRFVQGINTAATFKHSTEDRQTLANSLATVLDAWTPDHQNTMISQVRNYKFAQDSHFDTWWVEDGSFIRGQNFVLGYNFDNAALQRMKINRLRVYASVQNLFIITKYSGYDPEVDTFNAGYGSNSAFSQNLDFFSYPRPRVWNLGVNLTF; encoded by the coding sequence ATGCAGTTTATTCTATTGAATATTTTGCTGTCAAAACTACTTACTGTAAGTGCCGGAATTCCTGTTCCCAGGCTAGTAGATATACCTATTACTGGAAAAGTTATTGATTCAGAAACTCAAACAGCGTTGCCGGGCGTAAATATTATTATTAAAGGAACCGGTACCGGAACAACAACAGATACAGAAGGAAATTATAAGATTTCTGTGCCAAATGCTTCGGCAACTTTAGTGTTCAGTTTTGTCGGTTATAATAGTCAGGAAGTAAAAGTAAATAACCGGAGCACGGTTAATATTACGCTGGCACCCGACGCAAAAGCTCTCGGCGAAGTTGTGGTTATTGGCTACGGCACAGTAAAAAAATCAGACTTAACCGGGGCAGTAGCTACCATCAAAGGAGAAGAGCTGATGGATAAACCCGTACCCAACGTCTCCCAGGCGTTGCAGGGGAAAATAGCCGGCGTTGAAGTCAGCGTAAACAGCAACGCACCGGGAGCAGCCGCCAAAGTACGGGTTCGTGGGTTAGGGTCAATCAACTCGAACATCGACCCGCTATACGTTGTCGACGGCGTGATTGGGGTGGATGGCAACTCCATTAACCCGAATGACATTGCCTCGCTGGAAGTGCTGAAAGATGCCTCGTCAACGGCAATCTATGGGGCACGGGGTGCCAACGGGGTTATTCTGATTACGACCAAACGGGGCCGGTCAGGAGCTGCCCGTGTTACGTACTCCGGCGACGTAAACGTGAGCGACCTGTACCGGCACGTCCGAACACTGAATTCAGATGAGTTCATTCAGGTTTACAACCAGGCGTTTGCCAACGGCAGCAAATTTGACCCCAATGGGGCAACCTGGACGCCCCTCGCTCCACTTGATCACGCTCATTTCCCGCTGCTGTTCGATACAAACAACAAGCCTCTGTATAATACTAACTGGGAAAAAGAAGTCTATAAGCCCGCTTTTTCCCAGAATCAGAATCTGAACGTTCAGGGAGGCAATGACAAAACCGTTTACAGTCTATCGCTTGGGTATTTGAACCAGAATGGCTTGATGATCAACTCCGGTTTCAAGCGGTACTCGGTTCGGTTAACGCTCGACAACAACGTTAACAAATGGCTGAAAATTGGTGGTACCATTTCGGGTATCACCAGCCAGCAGAAAGTAGTTTCGGACGGAAACGGCGGTCTGAACGTTCCCCGTTCGGTATCGGAAGAAGTGCCAATCGTACCCGTAAAATACCCGGATGGTACCTGGGCGGGCAATAACGACATTGCCGGTCTGGAAGGAGCCCCTAACCCGGTCAACACCGCTACAAACCGATACACGCTCAATAATACCCTGCAGGCGTTGGGCAATGTTTACCTGCTGTTTCACATCACCAAAGACCTCGACTTCCGGACGGATTTAGGCTATAATGTCAATTACCAGAAAAATAACTTCTTCTCTTCTCAGAACCTGCCGCACATCTCGGCGGATCAGGGCGGGGTAGCTGGTATTACCAACAACTCGACCCGGTACTGGCAATCGGAAAATTACCTGACCTGGAACAAAACCATTAATGAGCGTCAGCATCTGACCGCGTTGCTGGGAGCATCCTGGCAGCAGTACAACCAGGAAACTGCCTACGTTGAGACTCAGAACTTTATCGACGATATTTTTCAGTGGCACAATCTCGGATCGGGTTCGGTAAAAAGTTCGTCGACCTCATCGGATTATAAGTGGGCCATGAATTCTTACTACGCCCGGTTGAGCTATAACCTGAACGAGAAGTATTTATTCACGGCTACGGGTCGCTACGATGGGTCATCGAAATTCGGGGCCAATAATAAATTTGCCTTTTTCCCGTCTGCAGGAGCTGCCTGGCGCGTATCGGAAGAGGGTTTTCTGAAAGGCAATAAAACCATAACCAATTTAAAAGTACGGGCAAGCTATGGCTTGTCGGGTAATCAGGAAATTGGTCAGTACCGCTCTATTGCCCAGATTCAGCCTACCAACACCATACTAGGTGGCACCCAGCAATCGGCATTGCTGCCCAGCTATCTGGGTAACCCCAATCTGAAATGGGAACGATCGCAGCAATTCGATGCCGGGGTCGAACTGGGCATCGGTGAAGCCCTCAACCTGACCGTCGATTATTATAACCGGGTGACCAAAGACCTGTTGTTGCAGGCCCCCATTCCGTGGTCGGCGGGTGAGCAAAATGCCAATGTCTATCAGAACATCGGCTCGGTCCGAAACTCGGGTGTGGAGGTGAGCTTAAACAGCACGAACATCAGAAAGAATAAGTTCACCTGGACGAGCAGTATCGTTTTCACTTCGAACCGAAACCGGATTTTAAAACTGAATAACGGCAACGCGGATATTTTTCCCGGTCCTAATTTTCTGGGTCAGACCAACATTCTGCGGGTGGGCGAACCCATCGGATCCTTGTGGGGCATGACCCGGCTGGGTACGTACGGTACCAACGAGGCCGACGAGGCCGCCAAGCACAACCTCAAACCCGGCGACCGGAAATATATCTACAATGCCGATGGAAGCAACTACTACAGCATCATTGGCCGCACCACCCCCAAATGGACGGGCGTACTGAGCAACACGTTCAAATATAAAAACTGGGACCTCACCGCCGATATCCGCTTTGTGCAGGGTATCAATACCGCAGCCACCTTCAAGCATTCTACCGAAGACCGGCAGACGCTGGCCAATAGCCTGGCCACCGTGCTGGATGCCTGGACACCAGATCATCAGAACACCATGATTTCGCAGGTGCGGAACTACAAATTTGCGCAGGATTCGCACTTCGATACGTGGTGGGTAGAAGATGGCTCGTTCATTCGTGGGCAAAACTTTGTACTGGGTTACAACTTCGACAATGCTGCCCTGCAGCGTATGAAAATAAACCGGCTGCGGGTCTATGCGAGTGTACAGAACCTGTTCATCATCACCAAATACAGCGGTTATGACCCGGAGGTAGACACGTTTAATGCGGGGTACGGGTCGAACAGTGCCTTTTCGCAAAACCTCGATTTCTTTTCCTATCCCCGTCCCCGTGTCTGGAATCTGGGCGTAAACCTCACCTTTTAA